The Natrinema salaciae genome contains a region encoding:
- a CDS encoding glutathione-independent formaldehyde dehydrogenase, translated as MNAVVYQEPHDVAIEEVDEPEIEHENDVIVDITTTCICGSDLHMYEGRTAAESGIVFGHENMGIVSEVGDAVTSLEEGDRVVMPFNVACGFCRNCENGYTGFCTNVNPGFAGGAYGYVAMGPYKGGQAEKLRVPFADYNALKLPEGDEHEDAFALLADIFPTGWHGTRLANLQPGESIAIFGAGPVGLMAAYSAMIQGASEIYVVDRVESRLEMAEDHCDARGINFEEGDPVEQITDAHGGEVDKGVDAVGYQAIDPETDPGDDAYDPARENPAVVLNQLIQTVRPTGQLGVPGLYVPSDPGAPDEMAAQGRLGIDFGKLFEKGLKIGTGQCNVKEYNRELRDMIIEGRADPSWVVSHREDLERAPEMYEKFDDREEGVIKVLLEP; from the coding sequence ATGAACGCCGTCGTCTATCAGGAACCGCACGATGTCGCAATCGAGGAAGTCGACGAACCCGAGATCGAACACGAGAACGACGTTATCGTCGACATCACGACGACGTGTATCTGTGGATCGGACCTCCACATGTACGAGGGACGAACCGCCGCCGAATCGGGAATCGTCTTCGGTCACGAGAACATGGGTATCGTGAGCGAGGTCGGCGACGCCGTCACGTCGCTCGAGGAGGGCGACCGCGTCGTGATGCCGTTCAACGTGGCCTGTGGCTTCTGTCGGAACTGTGAAAACGGCTACACCGGCTTCTGTACCAACGTCAATCCCGGCTTTGCCGGCGGAGCGTACGGATACGTCGCGATGGGGCCGTACAAGGGAGGCCAGGCCGAAAAACTCCGGGTCCCGTTCGCCGACTATAACGCGTTGAAGCTACCGGAGGGCGACGAGCACGAGGACGCGTTCGCACTGCTCGCGGACATCTTCCCGACGGGGTGGCACGGAACCCGCCTCGCGAACCTGCAACCCGGCGAGTCGATCGCGATATTCGGGGCCGGCCCCGTGGGCCTGATGGCGGCCTACAGCGCCATGATTCAGGGAGCCTCCGAGATCTACGTCGTCGACCGCGTCGAGAGCCGCCTCGAAATGGCCGAGGACCACTGCGACGCCCGCGGTATCAACTTCGAGGAGGGCGATCCCGTCGAACAGATCACCGACGCCCACGGCGGCGAAGTCGACAAGGGCGTCGACGCCGTGGGGTATCAGGCGATCGACCCCGAGACGGATCCGGGCGACGATGCGTACGATCCGGCCCGGGAGAACCCCGCGGTCGTGCTCAACCAGCTCATCCAGACCGTTCGACCGACCGGCCAGCTCGGGGTTCCGGGGCTGTACGTCCCGTCGGATCCCGGCGCGCCCGACGAGATGGCGGCCCAGGGCCGACTCGGTATCGACTTCGGCAAACTCTTCGAAAAGGGGCTCAAGATCGGGACCGGCCAGTGTAACGTCAAGGAGTACAATCGGGAGCTACGAGACATGATCATCGAGGGACGGGCCGACCCCAGCTGGGTCGTCTCCCACCGCGAAGACCTCGAACGCGCCCCCGAGATGTACGAGAAGTTCGACGACCGCGAAGAAGGCGTCATCAAGGTCTTGCTCGAGCCCTGA